In one Mucilaginibacter ginsenosidivorax genomic region, the following are encoded:
- a CDS encoding ABC transporter permease: protein MLRNHIKIAFRTLSRNKGFTFINITGLAVGLAVCIMIMLYVTHEMSYDRFHKNGARIFNIHASVKLGGNTLNMAYMSYAAGSMIKQNNPMVEDYMRTLAYFRPTVVSNPTSPENKFAADKLLFADVGFFNFYSFKLLSGDASDVLKAPFSVVISRDMAKKYFGNANPVGQLLTIKTDSAYTYHITGVAENAPSNSSIDFNFVASTSSLLTMKEATMYTGAQGISFGSFAVNLLLKNVSDTGQLKRNLQAMAKKDKSFDEISYSLSPIADNHLKSNFGDSSNIKYLRIFPLVAVLILLLALVNYMSLSTARATLRAKEVGVRKVSGASRKSIAMQFYVESALFTGISFVLGYCLCYLCKPWFLNVLQLKIDNSFLYSPMVLGLMFALLVITVLIAGSYPSLVLSAFKPVITLKDKMSTQAGGATVRKVFTTLQFAISVGLIICGIIIDRQLYYFRHADTGLNRDNIVMLPAGANLAKNYQAFKKDISDLAGIANVVTSHHTMFKGYDMFWVAGKTKQEQSVGIINVIGDNNYIPVLGLKWKYPPAPNTSIIGRQKVVINELAVSKLHLPANPVGNYLDDGNKKYEIMGVLKNFNFTSMSDELKPLALFTMADTTNFWARQGCTLLAKIKPHTNLPSLLAKMQGIYKKYDQDTPFEYTFMDDAFNLQYKAEDRLAAIFSLFTYITVILATMGLFGLAAFTIEQRTKEIGIRKILGASLSSIGTLLSVDFLKLVLLSIIIASPIAWWAMHNWLQNFAYRIAIPWWVFTAAGIIAMLTAVITVSYHAIKAGLANPVDSLRSE, encoded by the coding sequence ATGTTGCGTAACCACATTAAGATTGCATTTAGAACTTTAAGCAGGAATAAGGGATTTACCTTTATCAATATAACAGGCTTGGCTGTTGGGCTGGCCGTTTGTATTATGATTATGCTTTACGTAACCCATGAAATGAGTTATGATCGTTTTCATAAAAACGGCGCGCGGATTTTTAATATTCATGCCTCGGTAAAGTTGGGCGGCAACACGCTAAACATGGCATACATGAGTTATGCCGCCGGTTCTATGATTAAGCAAAACAACCCAATGGTTGAGGACTATATGCGGACGTTGGCTTATTTCAGGCCAACGGTTGTTAGTAATCCCACATCACCCGAAAATAAATTTGCTGCAGATAAACTGCTTTTCGCCGATGTTGGTTTCTTTAACTTTTACTCGTTTAAATTACTTTCCGGCGATGCATCTGATGTACTTAAAGCACCTTTTTCGGTAGTCATCTCCAGGGATATGGCAAAAAAGTATTTCGGAAATGCTAATCCGGTTGGGCAATTGCTAACCATAAAAACCGACAGTGCTTATACATATCATATTACCGGCGTTGCCGAAAATGCACCTTCAAACTCGTCTATCGATTTTAATTTCGTGGCATCCACAAGCAGTTTGCTTACCATGAAAGAAGCTACCATGTATACCGGCGCCCAGGGAATAAGTTTTGGATCATTCGCGGTAAACTTATTACTAAAAAACGTATCCGATACTGGTCAGCTAAAGCGTAACCTACAGGCGATGGCTAAAAAGGATAAAAGTTTTGATGAGATAAGTTATTCTTTATCGCCAATTGCAGATAATCATTTGAAAAGTAACTTTGGCGATTCATCAAATATCAAATACCTCAGGATATTCCCGCTCGTGGCTGTATTGATCTTGTTGTTGGCCCTGGTAAATTATATGAGCCTTTCAACAGCAAGGGCAACATTAAGGGCCAAAGAAGTTGGTGTGCGCAAGGTATCTGGTGCAAGCCGTAAAAGCATTGCCATGCAGTTTTATGTAGAGTCGGCTTTGTTCACAGGTATCTCGTTTGTGTTAGGGTATTGCCTGTGTTACCTGTGCAAGCCCTGGTTTTTAAATGTACTGCAATTAAAAATCGACAATTCGTTCTTATACAGCCCAATGGTATTGGGGCTGATGTTTGCTTTGCTGGTAATAACTGTACTTATAGCCGGCAGCTATCCCTCGCTGGTGTTATCAGCCTTTAAACCGGTAATTACCTTAAAAGATAAAATGAGTACACAGGCAGGCGGTGCAACGGTACGCAAGGTATTTACTACGCTGCAATTTGCCATCTCGGTTGGGCTCATCATCTGTGGCATTATTATAGACAGGCAACTCTACTACTTCAGGCATGCCGATACCGGGCTTAATCGCGATAATATTGTAATGTTGCCTGCGGGCGCAAACCTTGCTAAGAACTACCAGGCTTTTAAAAAAGATATTAGCGACCTTGCCGGTATAGCGAATGTAGTTACATCCCACCACACCATGTTTAAGGGATATGATATGTTTTGGGTTGCCGGCAAAACCAAACAGGAGCAAAGCGTAGGTATTATTAATGTAATAGGCGATAATAATTATATCCCGGTGCTGGGCTTAAAGTGGAAATATCCACCTGCGCCAAATACCAGCATCATTGGCAGGCAAAAAGTGGTTATTAATGAGCTGGCTGTATCAAAATTGCACTTGCCTGCTAACCCGGTTGGTAATTACCTGGACGACGGGAATAAGAAGTACGAGATTATGGGGGTACTAAAAAATTTCAACTTTACATCTATGTCTGATGAGTTGAAGCCTTTGGCATTATTTACCATGGCCGATACCACCAACTTTTGGGCCAGGCAGGGCTGCACTCTTTTGGCCAAAATAAAACCGCATACCAATTTGCCATCTTTGCTGGCCAAAATGCAGGGCATCTATAAAAAGTATGACCAGGATACCCCGTTTGAATACACTTTTATGGACGATGCCTTTAACCTGCAATACAAAGCCGAAGATAGATTGGCGGCGATTTTTAGCCTGTTTACTTACATTACAGTTATCCTGGCTACTATGGGTTTGTTTGGGTTGGCGGCTTTCACTATTGAACAGCGTACCAAAGAGATAGGTATCCGTAAAATATTAGGTGCAAGCCTGTCAAGTATTGGCACCCTGTTATCTGTCGATTTTCTGAAACTCGTATTGTTATCTATCATCATAGCGTCGCCGATAGCCTGGTGGGCTATGCATAATTGGCTGCAAAATTTTGCCTATCGCATTGCTATCCCCTGGTGGGTATTCACGGCAGCCGGGATAATTGCTATGCTAACTGCCGTTATAACTGTAAGTTATCACGCAATAAAAGCTGGATTAGCCAATCCTGTGGATAGTTTGAGAAGTGAATAG
- a CDS encoding DUF4097 family beta strand repeat-containing protein, with product MKKHLLLFFVACQSCAVFAQDSKTPYMTKPISGAVKDVFVNTSGGSITVSGAPGESPRVEVYIQGNNGIGNISKEEIQKRLENYELSVTVSGGEVHATAKNKHNFANWRNSLSIGFKVFVPKNVNTSLNTSGGSIHLDNLDGTEKFETSGGSLHVDKLTGMIKGQTSGGSIHVSNSGSSIDLETSGGSIEASNCNGKIHLETSGGSLHLTDLKGTIDANTSGGSISANNIAGELKTGTSGGSINLNGLACALDASTSGGSFHAQFASVGKYVKIDVSSGHIDISVPSKSALDLDLRADKVEANFTSNFSGTKEKERIEGKLNGGGSSFEVRGNSRINLNLN from the coding sequence ATGAAAAAGCACTTACTGCTATTTTTTGTTGCCTGCCAAAGCTGTGCTGTTTTTGCGCAAGACTCCAAAACCCCATACATGACCAAACCCATTTCGGGAGCTGTTAAAGATGTATTTGTAAATACGTCGGGTGGAAGTATTACCGTAAGCGGCGCACCGGGCGAGTCGCCGCGCGTTGAGGTTTACATCCAGGGGAATAATGGCATCGGCAATATATCAAAAGAAGAAATTCAAAAGCGTCTTGAAAACTACGAACTAAGTGTTACTGTTAGTGGCGGCGAAGTTCACGCGACGGCCAAAAACAAGCACAATTTTGCTAACTGGCGCAATTCGTTAAGTATCGGCTTCAAAGTATTTGTACCAAAAAATGTTAACACCAGCCTGAATACCAGCGGTGGCAGTATACACCTGGATAATTTGGATGGTACCGAAAAATTTGAAACAAGCGGCGGCAGTTTGCATGTTGATAAATTAACGGGGATGATTAAAGGCCAAACATCAGGCGGCAGCATTCACGTAAGCAATTCGGGCTCGAGCATTGATTTGGAAACAAGCGGCGGTAGTATCGAGGCAAGCAACTGTAATGGTAAAATTCACCTGGAAACTTCGGGCGGTTCATTACATCTTACCGATTTAAAAGGAACTATTGATGCCAACACCAGCGGTGGCAGCATCAGCGCCAACAATATTGCAGGCGAGTTAAAAACAGGTACATCAGGTGGCAGCATCAACCTTAACGGCCTGGCTTGCGCGTTAGATGCTTCAACCAGCGGCGGCAGCTTTCATGCGCAATTTGCCAGTGTGGGCAAATACGTTAAAATCGATGTAAGCTCGGGCCACATTGATATTTCAGTACCATCAAAATCGGCCCTTGACCTTGATTTGCGTGCCGATAAGGTAGAAGCCAACTTTACTTCAAACTTTAGCGGAACTAAAGAGAAGGAGAGGATAGAAGGCAAATTGAACGGTGGCGGTTCATCCTTCGAGGTAAGAGGCAACAGCCGTATCAATCTTAATCTTAACTAA
- a CDS encoding sugar phosphate isomerase/epimerase family protein: MKIKFFCPRWGSEQLSWDNFCLKVKEAGYHGIESPLPFNGPEKSIILNAIKKHDLLFIGQYYQSFEEDFELHKINFRRHLENVAEAGPLLIDSQTGKDYFTSEQNRELFIIADEIAVSSGVTIAHETHRNKALFAAHVAKQLLTNNPDVLITADFSHWCNVSESLLEQQAGAVNVAISRTIHIHARVGHAESAQVSDPAAPEWHAELEAHLQWWDAIVNSRLQNGAELLTITPEFGPHPYMPALPYTKMPVANQWNINVWMMDLLKKRYREYLA; encoded by the coding sequence ATGAAAATAAAGTTTTTTTGCCCGCGCTGGGGCTCTGAACAATTGTCGTGGGATAATTTTTGTTTAAAAGTAAAAGAGGCCGGCTACCATGGCATTGAATCACCATTGCCTTTTAATGGACCAGAAAAGAGCATCATTTTAAATGCTATAAAAAAGCATGACCTGCTTTTTATTGGCCAATATTATCAATCATTTGAAGAGGATTTTGAGTTGCACAAAATCAACTTCCGCAGGCACCTTGAAAACGTGGCGGAAGCGGGCCCGTTGCTAATCGATTCGCAAACAGGAAAAGATTATTTTACAAGCGAACAAAACCGCGAGCTTTTCATAATTGCCGACGAGATTGCGGTTAGCAGCGGTGTTACTATAGCCCATGAAACACATCGAAATAAAGCTTTGTTTGCTGCTCATGTAGCTAAGCAATTGCTTACAAACAACCCCGATGTTTTGATAACAGCTGATTTTTCGCACTGGTGCAACGTATCTGAAAGCCTGCTGGAACAACAAGCAGGGGCGGTTAACGTAGCCATTAGCCGCACCATTCATATTCACGCCCGTGTGGGCCACGCCGAGTCGGCCCAAGTTTCGGACCCAGCCGCTCCGGAATGGCATGCAGAACTCGAAGCGCATTTGCAATGGTGGGATGCAATAGTAAATTCGCGTTTGCAAAACGGTGCGGAGTTACTAACCATAACACCAGAATTCGGGCCCCACCCATATATGCCAGCCCTACCGTATACCAAAATGCCTGTTGCTAACCAATGGAACATCAATGTGTGGATGATGGATTTACTAAAGAAGCGTTACCGGGAGTATTTAGCCTGA
- a CDS encoding HAD family hydrolase — translation MQNIKNIIFDYGNVIFNIDFRLVQQGWNHLGISNAAEFFGHKQQDEIFDKFDRGEVSAGEFRDYIRQKSGNHDLTDSQINGAWNSMLLGIEPGNHELLLDLKAKYRTFLLSNINAIHYDHIMEYLKNDFGFDGNDHLFEKAYYSHLTGKRKPEARIFQMVLDENNLNPAETLFIDDSPQHLEGAQKLGIQTLLMTKPDTIQQFFKRSGL, via the coding sequence ATGCAAAATATCAAAAATATCATCTTCGACTACGGTAACGTTATCTTTAATATCGATTTCAGACTGGTTCAGCAGGGTTGGAACCACTTGGGTATCAGTAATGCTGCTGAGTTTTTTGGCCATAAACAGCAGGACGAAATTTTTGATAAATTTGACAGGGGGGAGGTGTCTGCAGGGGAGTTTAGGGACTATATCAGGCAAAAATCGGGCAACCATGACCTTACAGATAGCCAAATAAACGGCGCGTGGAACAGTATGTTGCTTGGAATTGAACCAGGGAACCACGAATTACTGCTGGACTTGAAAGCAAAATATCGCACATTTTTATTGAGTAACATCAACGCCATCCATTATGATCACATTATGGAATACCTGAAAAATGATTTTGGATTTGATGGCAACGATCATCTTTTCGAAAAAGCGTATTACTCGCATCTCACCGGCAAACGCAAGCCCGAAGCCAGGATATTCCAAATGGTATTGGATGAAAATAACCTTAACCCAGCCGAGACGCTTTTTATAGACGACAGCCCGCAACATTTGGAGGGTGCCCAAAAGTTAGGAATCCAGACACTTTTAATGACTAAGCCAGATACTATTCAGCAGTTTTTTAAAAGATCGGGCTTATAA
- a CDS encoding GlxA family transcriptional regulator, giving the protein MKHISILIPKGAILGSLEGSRQLFTQVNQFFLSMGKEPVFKVELVGLQKETPISGGCFTVNSHLLISDVKKTDLIIIPALDGEITSAIENNKEFIPWITDQYKNGAEIASLCMGAFLLASTGLLKGKSCATHWMAANQFRTMFPDVNLVTEKIITDEQGIYSSGGAFSYLNLILYLIEKFAGRDMAILSSKVFAIEMERTNQSSFIIFQGQKDHSDDPIKKAQEFIEKNYSEKISVEQLASMFALGRRNLERRFKKATSNTVAEYIQRVKIEAAKVSLETSRDNVNEVMYNVGYTDNKAFRNTFKRITGLSPMDYRNKYQREYLN; this is encoded by the coding sequence ATGAAGCATATATCTATCCTGATACCCAAAGGCGCAATATTAGGCAGCCTTGAAGGTTCGCGCCAGTTATTTACCCAGGTGAACCAGTTTTTTTTATCAATGGGAAAAGAACCTGTTTTTAAAGTTGAGCTTGTTGGGCTGCAAAAAGAAACGCCAATCAGTGGTGGTTGCTTTACCGTAAATTCGCATCTTTTAATTTCGGATGTAAAAAAAACAGATCTGATTATTATTCCTGCACTTGACGGCGAAATAACGAGCGCTATTGAAAACAATAAAGAATTTATACCGTGGATAACTGATCAATATAAAAACGGCGCCGAAATAGCCAGTTTATGTATGGGAGCGTTCCTGCTGGCATCAACCGGCTTGCTGAAAGGTAAAAGCTGTGCTACCCATTGGATGGCCGCCAACCAGTTCCGTACCATGTTCCCGGATGTAAACCTGGTAACTGAGAAAATTATTACCGACGAACAGGGGATTTACTCAAGCGGCGGCGCATTCTCATATCTTAACCTGATCTTATACCTGATTGAAAAGTTTGCCGGCCGGGATATGGCCATTTTAAGTTCAAAGGTATTTGCTATAGAAATGGAGCGTACTAACCAGTCCTCGTTTATTATTTTCCAGGGACAAAAAGACCATTCGGATGACCCTATAAAAAAAGCACAGGAATTTATCGAGAAAAACTATTCAGAGAAAATAAGTGTCGAACAACTGGCATCCATGTTTGCCTTAGGCAGGCGCAATCTGGAACGCCGGTTTAAAAAAGCCACATCCAACACTGTGGCCGAATATATTCAACGGGTAAAAATAGAAGCAGCCAAAGTAAGTCTTGAAACATCCCGCGATAATGTGAACGAGGTAATGTATAATGTTGGCTACACCGATAATAAAGCCTTCCGTAACACATTTAAGCGTATTACCGGTTTGTCTCCTATGGATTACAGGAATAAATATCAACGCGAGTATTTGAACTAA
- a CDS encoding PQQ-dependent sugar dehydrogenase: MKKGLLIICIACFTLSAFIYNEGQLPHASPPAGYKVDTLATNLVVPWQIVFLPDKSMLFTERPGRVRIYRDGKLLAKPAFIIPGIPLRNKSGLLGMCIHPDFTNNRYIYIANDYLEDNRMHLAITRYIFKNDTLTNPFNILKGIPANQNHTGCRLVFGPDKKLWITTGDADQPALAQDLKAYNGKILRVNDDGSIPSDNPFYNNDTARKEIWSYGHRNTQGLAFEPGTGTLFNSEHGPTGGDEINIIKKGENYGWPVIHHRDTKIGMNTPLAEYTPSIGPGEAMFYSGKAFPQLQGYLLVASLRGEQILKIQLDHDKITGQEILLKQQYGRIRSLVTGPDGYIYFSTSQIDPAEGSPRPNYDMILRLRPSGSSDKSLLSQKLIENKPIPKPTQKHTAGMMFQQLCASCHGDNLQGTDKTQNLLAGKFKYGSTKASIIKNITNGITDQGMPAWNGAISKYDIDQIATYIYKKTRKNIRHK, from the coding sequence ATGAAAAAAGGACTGCTGATTATTTGTATTGCTTGCTTTACATTAAGCGCGTTTATATATAATGAAGGACAATTACCCCACGCAAGCCCTCCTGCAGGTTATAAAGTAGATACCCTGGCAACAAACCTGGTAGTACCCTGGCAAATTGTTTTTTTGCCGGATAAAAGCATGCTGTTTACCGAGCGCCCCGGACGTGTGCGCATTTATCGCGATGGTAAGTTATTAGCAAAACCTGCTTTTATTATCCCCGGTATACCCTTACGAAATAAATCCGGGTTATTAGGTATGTGCATCCATCCCGATTTTACCAACAACCGTTATATTTATATAGCTAACGATTATCTTGAGGATAATAGGATGCATTTAGCCATCACTCGTTATATTTTCAAAAACGATACCCTTACTAACCCTTTTAACATATTAAAAGGAATCCCGGCTAATCAAAATCATACCGGGTGTCGCCTTGTATTCGGACCCGATAAAAAACTATGGATAACTACCGGAGACGCCGACCAACCAGCCTTAGCACAGGATTTAAAGGCCTACAACGGCAAAATTTTGCGGGTTAACGATGATGGCAGCATCCCATCCGACAATCCTTTTTATAACAACGATACTGCCCGTAAAGAAATTTGGAGCTACGGGCATCGCAATACCCAGGGCCTTGCCTTTGAACCAGGAACCGGCACACTTTTCAACTCAGAACACGGGCCTACCGGAGGGGATGAAATTAACATCATAAAAAAGGGCGAAAATTACGGATGGCCGGTAATACACCACCGCGATACCAAAATTGGCATGAACACCCCGTTGGCCGAGTACACACCATCCATCGGCCCCGGCGAGGCTATGTTTTATTCGGGCAAAGCATTTCCACAATTACAAGGTTACCTGCTGGTTGCTAGTTTAAGGGGCGAGCAAATTTTAAAAATACAACTTGACCATGATAAAATTACCGGGCAGGAAATACTCCTAAAGCAACAGTATGGACGTATCCGGTCGTTAGTGACAGGGCCCGATGGTTACATCTACTTTTCCACTTCCCAAATCGACCCGGCAGAAGGTAGCCCGCGCCCCAATTACGATATGATATTGCGGCTGAGGCCATCGGGCAGTAGCGATAAGTCTTTGCTATCCCAAAAACTTATTGAAAATAAGCCAATTCCAAAACCAACACAAAAACATACCGCGGGCATGATGTTTCAACAACTATGTGCCAGTTGCCATGGCGATAATTTACAGGGAACTGATAAAACACAAAATCTGCTTGCCGGCAAATTTAAATATGGCTCAACTAAAGCATCCATTATCAAAAACATAACAAATGGCATTACAGACCAGGGCATGCCCGCATGGAACGGCGCTATTAGTAAGTATGATATCGACCAGATAGCAACTTACATATACAAAAAAACCAGAAAGAATATAAGACACAAATAA
- a CDS encoding RICIN domain-containing protein, with the protein MKKTLLILSLQLSLSFFASAQDIKGNYAIKNVQTGMLLRVKDAGSKNGTPLVAYYPENWKCMTWNFKNTSGNSYQLQNLLTNKTFQPVTKADINVAFEEQPLVDASPNQEYEFIGVKKDTYLIKLKGTDLYLTPADIKGKVNSAIILAAKRTTPEQLWTIYEQSPTM; encoded by the coding sequence ATGAAAAAAACATTACTTATCCTGAGTCTTCAGCTTTCGCTCTCATTTTTTGCTTCGGCCCAGGATATTAAAGGCAACTATGCCATCAAAAATGTGCAAACCGGTATGCTGTTAAGAGTAAAGGATGCCGGATCAAAAAATGGCACACCCTTGGTTGCCTACTATCCCGAAAATTGGAAATGTATGACCTGGAATTTTAAAAATACCAGTGGAAATAGCTATCAGCTACAAAACTTACTCACCAACAAAACTTTTCAACCGGTTACAAAGGCCGATATCAATGTAGCATTTGAAGAGCAACCATTGGTTGATGCTTCGCCTAACCAGGAATATGAATTTATCGGCGTAAAAAAGGATACTTATCTTATTAAATTGAAAGGCACCGACTTATACCTCACGCCGGCCGACATTAAGGGTAAAGTAAACTCGGCCATTATCCTGGCAGCAAAAAGGACCACACCCGAACAGTTATGGACTATTTATGAACAATCTCCAACGATGTAG
- a CDS encoding TlpA family protein disulfide reductase: MIRSSNFWIGAILLACVPLLIVDIGTHYLAWQTEVREQVIYAVQDVYNFSKQDKAAILDKAFDRNQTLTLLIAFKAFFSLLLLIAGIYMLSKFVKTNKTDFFKSLVHIVSMAIVFLGLKLLGVTVFNTPQGVKFIDINYGNASFKKLIADNFKGKVVYVDFWGTTCGPCLAEFENFTQPLKSRYKTNANIAYLYLSRGNRYLWKQQIEKYKLDGSHIFLDDKTYDNLYHNALGNDTAMVYMPRYLITSKAGSVVISAAKSPGDKQQLYEQLDMYLNQQ, from the coding sequence ATGATCAGATCATCAAACTTTTGGATTGGGGCTATCTTACTGGCATGCGTGCCGCTTTTAATAGTCGATATCGGAACGCATTACCTTGCCTGGCAAACAGAAGTGAGAGAACAGGTTATTTACGCAGTGCAGGACGTTTACAATTTTAGCAAGCAGGATAAAGCCGCAATTTTAGATAAAGCATTTGACCGCAACCAGACTTTAACATTACTTATTGCATTTAAAGCTTTTTTTAGCCTGCTATTGCTAATCGCTGGTATTTATATGCTCAGCAAGTTCGTAAAGACCAATAAAACTGACTTTTTTAAATCATTAGTGCACATAGTTAGCATGGCAATTGTGTTTTTGGGTTTAAAGCTTCTTGGAGTGACGGTATTTAATACACCACAGGGTGTCAAATTTATTGATATTAACTACGGCAACGCCTCGTTTAAAAAATTGATTGCCGACAATTTTAAAGGCAAAGTAGTATATGTTGATTTTTGGGGCACAACCTGTGGCCCCTGCCTGGCCGAGTTTGAAAACTTTACCCAACCCTTAAAATCGCGATACAAAACAAACGCCAACATAGCTTACCTGTATTTATCCCGGGGTAACCGGTATTTGTGGAAACAACAGATAGAAAAATATAAATTGGACGGCAGCCATATTTTCCTGGATGATAAAACGTATGACAACTTATATCACAACGCGCTTGGCAACGATACAGCGATGGTTTATATGCCCCGTTACCTTATTACCAGTAAAGCGGGCAGCGTAGTTATCAGCGCTGCCAAAAGCCCGGGTGATAAACAACAGTTATATGAGCAATTGGATATGTATTTAAATCAGCAATAA
- a CDS encoding GIN domain-containing protein, with protein sequence MKTSTKLIIILFTCIPVSLLAYNLLLKAQYNKGNFNRDLYPQDNSVFVTKPVSPAFKHIVIDGSLKMKETGSFEQWMARIWIGKNIQTTQPGGNTVTVNSELKENLETLVKNDTLFIAFRVRDKFDNNARNWNDEGDIVKIFTDDVQSVDIKFAFVTIAGDLNNADSLKLHVADGSHYDVNNLSVKKLDVVAADSSYVSITKSNRINMLSYSLLGKSSLKIDEKPAGQFVSGRLDSTAKIQLTGRATYMQSQLH encoded by the coding sequence ATGAAAACCAGCACCAAATTAATCATCATACTTTTTACCTGTATTCCGGTATCATTACTGGCATACAATCTGCTCCTTAAAGCCCAGTATAACAAGGGTAACTTTAACCGCGACCTGTACCCGCAAGATAACAGCGTATTTGTTACCAAGCCCGTTTCGCCGGCGTTTAAACATATAGTGATAGATGGATCGCTTAAGATGAAAGAAACCGGCAGCTTTGAACAGTGGATGGCCCGCATCTGGATAGGCAAAAACATCCAAACAACACAGCCCGGCGGCAACACGGTAACGGTGAACAGCGAATTAAAGGAAAACCTTGAAACATTAGTAAAAAACGACACACTGTTTATTGCCTTCAGGGTGAGAGACAAATTTGATAACAACGCCAGGAACTGGAATGATGAGGGTGATATCGTAAAGATTTTTACAGACGATGTTCAATCTGTCGACATTAAATTCGCTTTTGTAACTATTGCCGGCGACCTAAACAATGCCGATTCTTTAAAACTGCATGTTGCTGATGGCAGTCATTACGATGTAAACAACCTGTCGGTTAAAAAACTGGATGTGGTAGCGGCCGACAGCTCATATGTAAGCATTACAAAAAGCAATCGTATTAACATGCTTAGCTATTCGCTACTGGGCAAAAGCAGCCTCAAAATTGATGAAAAACCCGCCGGACAGTTCGTTTCGGGTCGGCTTGATAGTACTGCTAAAATTCAACTTACCGGCAGGGCAACTTATATGCAAAGTCAGCTGCATTGA
- a CDS encoding GntR family transcriptional regulator, protein MDFNNTQAIYLQIADYVCDKIQLKIWQEDEKIPSVRELAVMLEVNPNTVMRSYEHLQTQEIIYTKRGMGYFVQANAAKNILKTRRDQFIDEELPLLFKKMQMLGIPGNDLQSRYQEFINKPNN, encoded by the coding sequence ATGGATTTTAACAATACACAAGCCATATACCTGCAGATAGCAGATTATGTGTGCGACAAAATACAACTAAAGATATGGCAGGAGGATGAAAAAATACCTTCGGTACGTGAGCTTGCTGTTATGTTGGAGGTAAACCCCAACACAGTAATGCGATCATATGAGCACCTGCAAACACAGGAAATAATTTACACAAAACGCGGCATGGGTTATTTTGTACAGGCAAACGCCGCAAAAAACATCCTGAAAACAAGGCGAGACCAGTTTATAGACGAAGAATTGCCCCTCCTATTTAAAAAAATGCAGATGCTTGGCATCCCCGGAAACGATTTGCAAAGCAGGTACCAGGAATTTATAAATAAACCTAACAACTAA
- a CDS encoding ABC transporter ATP-binding protein — MININHLNFGYQKNQLVLNNLNLRIKPGHIYGLLGRNGAGKSSLLHNICGLLFPLSGSCDVAGQNPAQRSPEFLQQVYLLPEEIYLPNVSIKNYLSIYAPFYPAFDHDMFYRFLTEFEIPQENKLQRMSYGQKKKVLISFALATQAKVLLMDEPTNGLDIPSKKQFRKIIAGVIKDDQLIIISTHQVKDLDSLIDYVMILEDQQIILNQPVENITDKLAFKQVMNLDDVASPIYSEGALKGYAVVAINHKKENSRLDMEMFFNAVLTEKQQVLSQFN, encoded by the coding sequence ATGATTAACATTAACCACCTAAACTTTGGGTACCAAAAAAATCAGTTGGTACTTAACAACCTTAATCTGCGCATAAAGCCAGGACATATTTACGGCTTGCTTGGGCGCAATGGCGCAGGTAAATCCAGCTTGCTGCATAATATTTGCGGGCTTCTGTTTCCCCTAAGTGGCTCCTGCGATGTAGCCGGCCAAAACCCGGCACAACGATCGCCTGAGTTTTTACAGCAGGTTTACCTGCTGCCTGAGGAAATTTACCTGCCCAATGTATCTATCAAAAACTATCTCAGTATTTATGCCCCCTTCTACCCTGCGTTTGACCATGATATGTTTTACCGCTTTTTAACTGAGTTTGAAATTCCGCAGGAAAACAAATTACAGCGCATGAGCTACGGGCAGAAAAAGAAAGTATTAATAAGCTTCGCGCTGGCCACACAGGCGAAAGTATTACTGATGGACGAGCCAACCAATGGGCTGGATATTCCATCTAAAAAGCAATTTCGCAAAATTATTGCCGGCGTAATTAAGGATGATCAGCTCATTATCATCAGTACCCACCAGGTAAAGGATCTGGATAGCCTTATTGATTATGTAATGATACTGGAAGACCAGCAAATTATCCTCAACCAACCGGTAGAAAACATAACCGATAAACTTGCCTTTAAGCAGGTGATGAACCTTGACGACGTTGCCAGCCCCATTTATAGCGAAGGTGCTTTAAAAGGCTACGCCGTGGTAGCCATTAACCACAAAAAGGAAAACTCAAGGCTGGATATGGAGATGTTCTTTAACGCCGTACTTACCGAAAAACAACAGGTGCTTTCACAATTTAACTAA